A genomic region of Rhipicephalus sanguineus isolate Rsan-2018 chromosome 1, BIME_Rsan_1.4, whole genome shotgun sequence contains the following coding sequences:
- the LOC119402050 gene encoding glutamine synthetase, giving the protein MASSALKKSGRAVAALLRTQQRAALPAASACGFKTSSPVMTGEETRLEKTAGKPTMFHYLDLPMPSDKSLCTYIWIDGTGELLRSKTRTVNFVPKSAEELPMWNYDGSSTYQAQGSNSDVFLKPAAVFPDPFLRGNNKLVMCETYRPNNEPTETNHRNKCAAAMEKVKDQEPWFGIEQEYTFLDTTGKPFGWPKGGFPGPQGPYYCGVGTGRVMGRDVVEAHYRACLYSNINVSGTNAEVMPSQWEYQVGPCVGVSASDELWMSRYILHRVAEDFGIVVTFDPKPMTGDWNGAGAHTNFSTKAMRAEGGIKAIEAAIARLAKHHKRHIEAYDPKQGRDNERRLTGHHETSSIHDFSSGVANRGCSVRIPRAVAEQNKGYFEDRRPSSNMDPYMVTEVLVRTCLLEE; this is encoded by the exons gCGAAGAAACTCGCCTTGAGAAAACTGCGGGGAAGCCCACGATGTTCCACTACTTGGACCTGCCGATGCCCTCGGACAAGTCCTTGTGCACTTACATCTGGATTGATGGTACCGGAGAGCTACTACGTTCGAAGACACGAACCGTCAACTTTGTGCCAAAGAGTGCTGAAG aGCTGCCTATGTGGAATTACGATGGCTCCAGCACTTACCAGGCCCAGGGATCCAATTCTGACGTGtttctcaagcctgccgcggtGTTTCCCGACCCTTTCTTAAGGGGCAACAACAAGCTGGTCATGTGCGAGACGTACAGGCCCAACAACGAGCCAACAG AAACGAATCACCGAAACAAGTGTGCTGCTGCTATGGAGAAGGTCAAGGACCAGGAACCTTGGTTCGGCATCGAGCAGGAGTACACGTTCCTGGACACCACAGGCAAGCCCTTTGGTTGGCCCAAGGGCGGCTTCCCGGGACCCCAGGGGCCGTACTACTGTGGCGTCGGCACTGGGCGTGTAATGGGCCGCGATGTGGTCGAGGCCCACTATAGGGCCTGCCTTTACTCTAACATCAACGTCTCTGGAACCAACGCCGAGGTTATGCCTTCCCAG TGGGAGTACCAAGTGGGTCCCTGTGTTGGCGTGAGTGCTTCTGACGAGCTCTGGATGTCCCGCTACATTCTTCATCGCGTTGCCGAGGACTTCGGCATCGTGGTTACCTTCGACCCTAAGCCCATGACCGGCGACTGGAATGGAGCTGGCGCGCACACAAACTTCAGTACTAAGGCGATGCGGGCTGAGGGTGGAATCAA GGCCATTGAGGCGGCAATCGCTCGCCTGGCGAAACACCACAAGCGCCACATTGAGGCCTACGACCCAAAGCAGGGCCGCGACAACGAGCGTCGCCTAACTGGTCACCATGAGACGTCAAGCATCCACGACTTCTCGTCTGGAGTGGCCAACCGAGGCTGCAGTGTGCGGATCCCACGGGCCGTTGCAGAGCAGAACAAGGGATATTTCGAGGACCGCCGGCCGTCGTCTAACATGGATCCCTACATGGTCACCGAAGTTCTTGTCCGTACCTGCCTCCTTGAAGAGTAG